One genomic window of Maribacter aquivivus includes the following:
- the atpD gene encoding F0F1 ATP synthase subunit beta, translating into MSKVTGKVSQIIGPVVDVEFQSGADLPRIYDSLEIVKKDNSILVLEVQSHVGENTVRTISMDSTDGLSRGVDVVATGSAIQMPVGDDVYGRLFNVIGDAIDGLGNLPKAGKAGLPIHREAPKFEDLSTSTEVLFTGIKVIDLIEPYAKGGKIGLFGGAGVGKTVLIQELINNIAKGHGGLSVFAGVGERTREGNDLLREMLESGIIKYGDDFMHSMEEGGWDLTKVDKEAMKGSKATFVFGQMNEPPGARARVALSGLTIAEYFRDGAGEGQGKDVLFFVDNIFRFTQAGSEVSALLGRMPSAVGYQPTLATEMGAMQERITSTKRGSITSVQAVYVPADDLTDPAPATTFAHLDATTVLSRKIAELGIYPAVDPLDSTSRILTADILGDEHYDCAQRVKELLQRYKELQDIIAILGMEELSEEDKSAVGRARRVQRFLSQPFHVAEQFTGLKGVLVDIKETIKGFNMIMDGELDHLPESAFNLKGTIEEAIEAGEKMLTEA; encoded by the coding sequence ATGTCAAAAGTTACAGGTAAAGTTTCGCAAATCATTGGACCCGTGGTTGATGTAGAATTTCAGTCAGGTGCTGATCTTCCTAGAATCTATGATTCCTTAGAAATTGTAAAAAAGGATAACTCGATTTTAGTATTAGAAGTACAATCTCATGTAGGTGAAAACACGGTAAGAACTATCTCAATGGATTCTACTGATGGTTTAAGCAGAGGAGTAGATGTAGTTGCTACAGGAAGTGCGATACAAATGCCGGTAGGTGATGATGTATACGGTCGTTTATTCAATGTTATTGGTGATGCTATTGATGGTTTAGGTAATTTGCCTAAAGCAGGAAAAGCTGGTCTTCCAATACATAGAGAAGCGCCAAAATTTGAAGATCTTTCAACTTCTACTGAAGTTTTATTTACAGGTATTAAAGTAATCGATTTGATTGAGCCTTATGCAAAAGGTGGTAAAATTGGATTATTTGGTGGTGCTGGAGTAGGTAAAACAGTATTGATTCAAGAATTGATCAACAACATTGCAAAAGGTCATGGTGGTCTTTCTGTATTTGCTGGGGTAGGTGAAAGAACTCGTGAAGGAAATGATTTACTTCGTGAGATGTTAGAATCAGGTATTATAAAATACGGTGATGATTTCATGCATTCTATGGAAGAAGGCGGATGGGATCTTACCAAAGTTGATAAAGAAGCAATGAAAGGTTCAAAAGCGACATTCGTTTTTGGTCAAATGAACGAACCACCAGGAGCACGTGCTAGAGTTGCACTTTCAGGTTTGACGATTGCTGAGTATTTCCGTGATGGAGCAGGTGAAGGTCAAGGTAAAGATGTACTTTTCTTCGTTGATAACATTTTCCGTTTTACACAAGCAGGTTCAGAGGTATCGGCATTATTAGGTCGTATGCCATCTGCTGTAGGTTACCAACCAACTTTGGCAACAGAGATGGGTGCTATGCAAGAGCGTATTACATCAACAAAAAGAGGTTCTATTACTTCTGTACAGGCGGTTTACGTACCTGCAGATGATTTAACGGATCCAGCACCGGCAACAACGTTTGCTCACTTAGATGCAACAACGGTATTATCTCGTAAAATTGCTGAGCTAGGTATTTACCCAGCAGTTGATCCTTTAGATTCTACGTCAAGAATTTTAACAGCTGATATTTTAGGTGATGAGCATTATGATTGTGCTCAAAGGGTAAAAGAGCTTTTACAACGTTATAAAGAACTTCAAGATATTATTGCCATTTTAGGTATGGAAGAATTGTCTGAAGAAGATAAATCTGCCGTAGGTAGAGCAAGACGTGTACAACGTTTCTTATCTCAACCTTTCCACGTAGCAGAGCAATTTACAGGTCTTAAAGGAGTATTAGTTGATATTAAAGAGACTATTAAAGGATTTAACATGATTATGGATGGTGAATTAGATCACTTACCAGAATCTGCTTTTAACCTTAAAGGTACTATTGAAGAAGCTATTGAAGCTGGTGAAAAAATGTTGACTGAAGCTTAA
- a CDS encoding SGNH/GDSL hydrolase family protein — translation MKNLKYLYISLGILAFTACNDPEDVDLEPEIMAEELPALTAGSADFSNYVSLGNSLTAGFTDGALFQASQNLSLPNLLSQKFSLAGGGSFAQPLTNDNIGGLALAGTRIQSPRLVFGGAGPVSLEDLIGDVTVTTDIALNNPTGPFNNLGVPGAKSFHLLAPGYGNIANVQLGLANPYFVRMTGATPDISVLEMAVSQAPSFFSLWIGNNDVLGYATTGGDGTNPITPVSGAPGQGFDGSYGALIATLTAGGAQGVVANIPNVTDVPHFTTVPHNPLDPTNPDFGGQIATLNGIFGQLNQVYEFLGVPERSIKFSETKASEVVIRDETLTDLSAQIAGVLSASPTFPAFVESFGLPAQAAPLVAGLLGNTYGQTREATASDLFVLPSAAIIGTVNLESVGALMAAGLPQALAGQFSVEGISLPLEDKWVLIPSEQEEIAVATAAFNQIIEATASQAGLAFVDANILLNQLANGGITSGDFTLQSNLVTGGAFSLDGIHPTARGYALLANEFMMAIDATYGSNFADSGSLLNVGDYPTNYPATLQ, via the coding sequence ATGAAAAACTTAAAATATTTATACATTTCTTTAGGTATATTGGCTTTTACGGCTTGTAATGACCCTGAAGATGTTGACCTTGAGCCAGAAATAATGGCTGAAGAGCTACCTGCCTTAACTGCGGGATCAGCAGATTTTTCTAATTATGTTTCTTTAGGAAATTCATTAACAGCAGGTTTTACAGATGGTGCCTTGTTTCAAGCAAGTCAGAACCTTTCTCTTCCTAATTTACTTTCTCAAAAATTCAGTCTTGCTGGTGGTGGTAGTTTTGCTCAACCATTAACAAATGATAACATTGGTGGTTTGGCACTTGCTGGTACTCGAATTCAAAGCCCTAGATTGGTTTTTGGTGGTGCAGGTCCAGTATCTTTAGAAGATTTGATTGGAGATGTAACGGTTACAACTGATATTGCATTGAACAATCCAACAGGTCCTTTTAATAATTTAGGAGTACCTGGTGCAAAAAGTTTTCACTTATTAGCACCTGGTTATGGTAACATAGCTAACGTGCAACTGGGTCTTGCTAATCCTTATTTCGTAAGAATGACGGGTGCAACACCAGATATTAGTGTTTTAGAAATGGCAGTAAGCCAAGCACCGAGCTTTTTCTCTCTTTGGATAGGTAATAATGATGTGTTAGGATATGCTACTACAGGTGGTGACGGTACAAACCCTATAACTCCTGTTTCAGGAGCGCCAGGTCAAGGTTTTGATGGTAGTTACGGAGCTTTAATTGCTACATTAACTGCTGGAGGAGCGCAGGGTGTAGTTGCAAATATTCCTAATGTTACAGATGTACCACATTTTACAACGGTACCTCACAATCCTTTAGATCCTACTAATCCAGATTTTGGAGGACAAATAGCGACATTAAATGGAATATTCGGACAGTTAAATCAAGTTTATGAATTTTTAGGAGTTCCAGAACGTTCAATTAAATTTTCTGAAACCAAGGCAAGTGAAGTAGTTATCAGAGATGAAACATTAACAGACTTATCAGCTCAAATTGCTGGCGTATTAAGTGCTAGTCCAACGTTCCCTGCATTTGTAGAGTCATTTGGCTTACCGGCACAGGCAGCGCCTTTAGTTGCTGGATTGTTGGGTAATACTTATGGTCAAACAAGAGAAGCTACGGCTTCAGATTTATTTGTATTACCAAGTGCTGCAATAATAGGAACTGTGAATTTAGAATCTGTAGGTGCTTTAATGGCGGCAGGTTTGCCACAAGCATTAGCAGGTCAGTTTTCTGTTGAAGGTATCTCTCTTCCTTTAGAAGACAAATGGGTGTTGATACCTAGCGAGCAAGAAGAAATTGCGGTAGCTACGGCAGCATTTAATCAAATTATTGAAGCTACAGCTAGTCAAGCAGGTTTGGCTTTTGTAGATGCAAATATTTTATTGAATCAATTAGCTAATGGTGGTATTACTAGTGGAGATTTCACTTTACAATCAAATTTAGTAACAGGTGGAGCCTTCTCTTTAGACGGTATTCATCCAACAGCTAGAGGTTATGCATTGTTGGCAAATGAGTTTATGATGGCAATTGATGCTACTTATGGCTCTAATTTTGCGGATTCAGGTAGTTTGTTGAATGTAGGCGATTACCCTACTAACTACCCAGCTACACTGCAATAG
- a CDS encoding TonB-dependent receptor, protein MRTILLLALMVIGTFGYSQTNINGNVVDQNNEPIPGANVVIVGTTIGTVTDFDGNFNLATSEVPPFKIEVSSIGYTSTTEAISSASQTITIILNESQTFLDEVVISASRTPERIFESPVTVERIGVSEIKNTTAADFYGGLENLKGVDVNTNSLTFKSVNTRGFASFANTRFMQLVDGMDNSTPALNFPIGNLVGMVETDVLSVELLPGASSALYGANAFNGILFMRSKSPFDYEGISVSIKQGITSQQAAGDNSYTDFGIRAAHKFSDKFAVKVNFGYLKGTDWAANNQDDKTTPGGTRADLNYDGVNIYGDEVSTNIKEVALTLEGLGILPSGANALVPSEVVSRTGYRESDLTNYNAESIKADWGLYYRPIEDNSLELSYVGKVGTGNTIYQGTNRYNIKGFFQEQHKLEIKNDNFFVRGYMVGDKSGDSYDMVFTGININRAWKDDNTWFGEYTGTYVQATLGGATDEQAHAAARAQAESGRYLPGSPEFEAAFNRSVADPDLSTGSKFQDASKYYHADANYNFSHLIDWAEIQLGGSFREYDLNSSGTIYTDFDGPIRYSEFGIYSQVQKTLPFEGDKSLKLTGSVRYDKSELFDGFYSPRLSAGYTLSRNHNIRASAQTGFRNPTTQDLFIGLNAGRAILVGSAESNLDRYTRDYAVSASGQLLGQPSQITQTGGAAYTNSYSAASVTALGETGNPAVLEVSNPDLIKPEKVTSFEIGYRGKINKLVVDFSTYYNSYEDFISQEVVIAPFYGEAGDGALSVAAIANGDFQAYSAYTNTDANVNSYGASLGLDMKVLGNFDLGGSYTFTKLDFDREANPDVMLNFNTPEHKFKASFGNKELFDNFGFNVSYRFSDDYFWEATFGNGVVPEFHVVDAQINYDVPSIKSTFKLGGTNLTNKEYFTAFGTGYIGSMYYLSWTINN, encoded by the coding sequence ATGAGAACAATACTACTTTTAGCATTGATGGTTATTGGTACTTTTGGGTATTCCCAAACCAATATCAATGGTAATGTTGTTGACCAGAACAACGAGCCTATACCTGGGGCCAATGTTGTTATTGTTGGCACAACCATTGGTACTGTAACAGATTTTGATGGTAATTTCAATTTAGCAACATCCGAAGTGCCACCTTTTAAAATAGAGGTGTCAAGTATTGGGTATACTAGTACTACAGAAGCTATCTCTAGTGCAAGTCAAACAATAACGATTATTTTAAACGAGTCGCAAACTTTTTTAGACGAGGTTGTTATTTCAGCATCTAGAACACCAGAACGTATTTTCGAATCGCCGGTTACGGTAGAAAGAATAGGTGTTTCTGAAATAAAGAACACAACGGCTGCCGATTTCTATGGTGGACTAGAGAATTTAAAAGGTGTTGATGTAAACACGAATAGTTTAACTTTTAAATCTGTTAACACTAGAGGTTTTGCTTCTTTTGCAAATACTCGTTTTATGCAACTTGTAGATGGTATGGATAACTCTACGCCAGCATTAAACTTCCCTATTGGTAACTTGGTAGGTATGGTTGAAACAGATGTACTAAGTGTTGAATTATTGCCAGGTGCTTCTTCTGCATTATATGGTGCAAATGCCTTTAATGGTATTTTGTTCATGCGTAGTAAGAGTCCGTTCGATTATGAAGGTATCAGTGTTTCTATTAAACAAGGTATTACTTCTCAGCAAGCGGCTGGTGATAACTCTTATACTGATTTCGGTATTAGAGCAGCACATAAGTTCAGTGATAAATTTGCTGTGAAAGTTAATTTCGGTTATTTAAAAGGAACTGATTGGGCTGCAAATAATCAAGATGATAAAACTACGCCAGGCGGTACTAGAGCTGATTTGAACTATGACGGGGTAAATATTTATGGAGATGAGGTTTCTACAAACATAAAAGAAGTAGCGCTTACTTTAGAAGGTCTGGGTATTTTACCTTCTGGTGCAAATGCATTGGTTCCTTCAGAAGTAGTAAGTAGAACTGGTTATAGAGAAAGTGATCTTACAAATTATAATGCTGAAAGCATAAAAGCTGATTGGGGTTTGTACTATAGACCTATTGAAGATAATAGTTTAGAGCTTTCTTATGTTGGTAAAGTGGGTACGGGTAACACAATTTATCAAGGTACTAATAGATATAATATAAAGGGCTTCTTTCAAGAACAACATAAGCTTGAAATTAAAAACGATAACTTTTTTGTAAGAGGTTATATGGTTGGCGATAAGTCAGGTGACTCTTACGATATGGTGTTTACGGGTATCAATATTAACAGAGCATGGAAAGATGACAATACTTGGTTCGGTGAGTATACAGGTACATATGTGCAGGCTACTTTAGGAGGAGCTACAGATGAGCAGGCACATGCTGCCGCTAGAGCTCAAGCAGAATCTGGACGATATTTACCAGGTTCACCTGAATTTGAAGCAGCTTTTAATAGAAGTGTTGCTGATCCAGATTTATCTACAGGTTCAAAATTTCAAGATGCATCAAAATACTACCATGCAGATGCTAATTATAACTTTAGTCATTTAATTGATTGGGCAGAAATTCAATTAGGTGGTTCTTTTAGAGAATACGACTTAAATTCTTCAGGAACTATCTATACAGATTTCGACGGACCAATTAGGTATTCTGAATTTGGAATATATTCTCAGGTTCAAAAAACACTTCCTTTTGAAGGTGATAAGAGTTTAAAACTAACAGGTTCGGTTAGATATGATAAATCAGAGCTTTTTGATGGTTTTTATTCTCCAAGATTATCTGCAGGTTATACATTGAGCAGAAATCATAATATTAGAGCATCTGCGCAAACAGGCTTTAGAAATCCTACTACTCAAGATCTTTTCATAGGCTTAAATGCCGGTAGAGCAATACTTGTTGGTTCTGCAGAGAGTAACTTGGACAGATATACAAGAGATTATGCTGTAAGTGCCAGTGGTCAACTTTTGGGTCAGCCATCACAAATTACACAAACTGGTGGTGCTGCATATACTAATTCATATTCTGCAGCTTCGGTAACAGCCCTTGGTGAAACAGGAAACCCTGCAGTATTAGAAGTTTCTAATCCAGATTTAATTAAGCCAGAAAAAGTTACCTCTTTTGAAATTGGGTACAGAGGTAAGATTAATAAGCTGGTTGTAGACTTTAGTACTTATTATAACAGTTACGAAGATTTCATTTCTCAAGAGGTGGTAATTGCTCCATTTTATGGTGAAGCAGGTGATGGTGCACTTTCTGTAGCGGCAATTGCAAATGGAGATTTTCAAGCATACAGTGCTTACACGAATACAGATGCAAATGTAAATTCATACGGAGCATCTTTAGGTTTGGATATGAAAGTACTTGGTAACTTTGATTTAGGTGGTAGCTATACCTTTACTAAGTTAGATTTTGACCGTGAGGCTAATCCAGATGTAATGTTGAATTTCAACACACCAGAGCACAAGTTCAAGGCATCTTTTGGAAACAAAGAGTTATTTGATAATTTCGGATTTAATGTGTCGTACAGATTTAGTGATGATTATTTCTGGGAAGCTACTTTTGGTAATGGCGTTGTTCCGGAATTTCATGTGGTAGATGCGCAAATTAATTATGATGTGCCAAGTATTAAATCTACTTTTAAATTAGGAGGTACGAACCTTACTAATAAAGAATACTTCACAGCATTCGGTACTGGATATATTGGTTCTATGTACTACCTATCTTGGACAATTAACAACTAA
- the glmS gene encoding glutamine--fructose-6-phosphate transaminase (isomerizing), whose protein sequence is MCGIVGYIGYREAFPIVIKGLQRLEYRGYDSAGIALFDGNQINLAKTKGKVEDLKNKAKEISQKGTIGIGHTRWATHGVPNDVNSHPHYSNSGELVIIHNGIIENYEAIKQELTKRGYIFHSDTDTEVLINLIEEVQKTEDVKLGKAVQIALNQVVGAYAIAVFDKKKPDEIVVAKLGSPLAIGIGEGEFFIASDASPFIEFTNNAVYLEDEEMAIIRLGKEIKLRKIKDDSVAYPRILELQMNLEEIEKGGYDHFMLKEIYEQPRAIKDTYRGRLLADQGIIRMAGIDLNMEKFLNANRIIIVACGTSWHAGLVAEYIFEDLARIPVEVEYASEFRYRNPVITDKDVLIAISQSGETADTLAAIKLAKEKGAFVFGVCNVVGSSIARESDAGAYTHAGPEIGVASTKAFTTQITVLTLMALKLAKAKGVFSESRYHEYLTELETIPSKVEKALESNTLIEIIADVYKDSTNCLYLGRGYNFPVALEGALKLKEISYIHAEGYPAAEMKHGPIALIDEHMPVFVIATKKGHYEKVVSNIQEIKSRKGKIIAIVTEGDEQVRDLADHVIEVPETLESLTPLLTTIPLQLLSYHIAVMRNCNVDQPRNLAKSVTVE, encoded by the coding sequence ATGTGTGGAATTGTTGGATATATAGGGTATAGGGAAGCTTTTCCTATAGTTATAAAAGGACTTCAAAGATTAGAATATCGTGGTTATGATAGTGCGGGTATTGCATTGTTTGATGGTAACCAGATCAATCTAGCCAAAACAAAAGGTAAGGTTGAAGATTTAAAAAATAAAGCTAAAGAGATTTCTCAAAAGGGTACTATTGGTATAGGTCATACCCGTTGGGCAACCCATGGTGTTCCAAATGATGTTAATTCGCATCCTCATTATTCTAATTCAGGTGAGTTAGTAATAATTCACAATGGTATTATTGAAAACTATGAGGCGATAAAACAAGAGTTGACTAAGCGTGGTTATATATTTCACTCTGACACAGATACAGAAGTTTTAATTAATTTAATAGAAGAAGTTCAAAAGACTGAAGATGTTAAATTAGGTAAGGCTGTGCAGATTGCACTTAATCAAGTAGTAGGTGCTTATGCTATTGCAGTTTTTGATAAGAAAAAACCAGATGAAATTGTAGTTGCTAAATTAGGTAGTCCTTTAGCTATTGGAATTGGTGAAGGGGAATTTTTCATCGCTTCAGATGCATCTCCTTTTATCGAGTTTACTAATAATGCTGTTTATCTTGAAGATGAGGAGATGGCGATTATTCGATTAGGAAAAGAAATTAAGCTTAGAAAAATTAAAGATGATTCAGTTGCTTATCCAAGAATTTTGGAGCTTCAGATGAATCTTGAGGAGATTGAAAAAGGTGGTTATGATCACTTTATGTTGAAAGAGATATATGAGCAACCAAGAGCTATAAAAGATACGTATAGAGGTCGTTTGTTGGCTGATCAAGGTATAATCAGAATGGCGGGAATTGACCTTAACATGGAAAAATTCTTAAACGCTAATAGAATTATTATAGTAGCATGTGGTACTTCATGGCATGCAGGTTTAGTTGCTGAGTATATATTTGAAGATTTGGCAAGAATTCCTGTAGAGGTAGAATATGCATCAGAATTTAGATATAGAAACCCTGTTATAACAGATAAAGATGTTTTAATTGCTATATCACAATCTGGTGAAACAGCAGATACTTTGGCAGCTATTAAGTTAGCTAAAGAAAAGGGTGCTTTCGTTTTTGGGGTGTGTAATGTAGTAGGCTCTTCTATTGCAAGAGAATCAGATGCCGGGGCGTATACACATGCTGGACCAGAAATTGGTGTTGCATCTACAAAAGCATTTACTACTCAAATTACCGTTTTAACGCTAATGGCATTAAAATTGGCTAAGGCGAAAGGTGTTTTTTCTGAGTCTAGGTATCATGAATATTTAACTGAATTAGAAACAATTCCGAGTAAAGTTGAAAAGGCATTAGAATCGAATACATTGATTGAAATAATTGCTGATGTTTATAAAGATTCAACTAACTGTCTCTATTTAGGTAGGGGTTATAATTTTCCGGTAGCATTAGAAGGTGCTCTAAAGTTGAAAGAGATTAGTTACATTCATGCAGAGGGTTATCCTGCTGCAGAAATGAAGCACGGTCCTATAGCATTAATCGATGAGCATATGCCTGTTTTTGTAATTGCAACTAAAAAGGGGCATTACGAAAAGGTAGTAAGCAATATTCAAGAAATTAAATCTAGAAAAGGTAAGATTATTGCAATCGTTACTGAAGGTGATGAGCAAGTTAGAGATTTGGCAGATCATGTAATTGAGGTGCCTGAAACTTTAGAAAGCTTAACGCCGTTGTTAACTACAATTCCATTGCAATTACTTTCTTATCATATTGCAGTAATGAGAAATTGTAATGTAGATCAACCAAGAAACCTTGCTAAATCGGTTACGGTAGAATAA
- a CDS encoding DUF4270 domain-containing protein — MNFIANSALPKFSGLLLILGLLVSCEQDLTTVGSGVVGNEPFTTGTEVYDVFAYNKNIEAVQTNKLPIYQLGTYNDPIYGKTEASVTSQIFLSAASPSFGSFSQDKEDREGLEDESITTVQENETIKEVYLYIPFLTNTSSLDSDGDGVVDEFDAEPENSDNDNDGDGVSNIIETASNTDPLDDTSVDEDRDGLNDPDGANIFTNNFAEKVELDSIYINGENYDDVVKSPLPSFNLKVERSTFFLRDLDPNASFQEAQEYYSNQVFSPDFVTGDPLFDGVVEINDEEILIQNEDDESTEDVDESLTFTKVQPGIRVALDNEFFQTNILDKEGDSELISQSNFTEFIRGLHFSITSDTGNDVMLLFDLKSSNITMTYSYTNYDTNSTTDDISDDNPNNILEKDFTFSFLTGSTSGAVSGNAVNTLITENYGPQIVQALDSGENASRVYLKGGSGTYAEINLFEEDGGESILEQIKSENWVINEANLVFYIDRDQLDASGSKLEPPRLYLYNAENKFPLINTLTEQIDTDSPALFGTYLNYDGIIEKSSDKGVKYSVKITDHINNMVVRDSTNATLALTLTTNIQNWSIADAKVVGGEERLAMTSTVTPLGTILYGSNLEATDPDFDKRLKLEISYTKAD; from the coding sequence ATGAATTTTATTGCTAATTCCGCTCTTCCCAAATTTTCGGGATTGTTATTGATATTGGGTCTTTTGGTTTCTTGTGAACAAGATTTGACTACCGTAGGTTCTGGTGTAGTTGGTAATGAACCATTTACTACCGGTACAGAAGTGTATGATGTTTTTGCATATAATAAGAACATTGAGGCTGTACAGACCAATAAATTGCCAATATATCAATTAGGTACTTATAACGATCCTATCTATGGTAAAACAGAGGCTTCAGTAACATCTCAAATATTCCTTAGTGCGGCAAGCCCTTCTTTTGGAAGTTTTTCTCAAGATAAAGAAGATAGGGAAGGACTAGAAGATGAATCGATTACAACTGTGCAGGAAAATGAAACTATTAAAGAGGTATATCTTTATATTCCTTTTTTGACAAACACCAGTTCGTTGGATAGTGATGGTGATGGGGTTGTAGATGAATTTGATGCAGAGCCGGAAAATAGTGATAATGACAATGATGGCGACGGAGTTTCTAATATTATTGAAACTGCATCTAATACCGATCCTTTAGATGATACTAGTGTAGATGAAGATCGTGATGGTTTAAATGATCCAGATGGAGCAAATATCTTTACAAATAACTTTGCTGAAAAAGTAGAATTAGATAGTATTTACATTAATGGTGAAAACTATGATGATGTAGTTAAATCTCCATTGCCTTCTTTTAATTTAAAGGTAGAACGGTCAACTTTTTTCTTACGTGATTTAGATCCTAATGCAAGTTTTCAAGAGGCACAGGAATATTATTCTAATCAAGTTTTTTCGCCAGATTTTGTTACAGGCGACCCATTGTTTGATGGCGTTGTTGAAATTAATGATGAAGAAATATTAATACAGAATGAAGACGATGAATCTACTGAAGATGTAGATGAGTCCTTAACATTTACCAAGGTTCAGCCAGGTATTAGAGTGGCATTGGATAATGAGTTTTTTCAAACTAATATTCTAGATAAAGAGGGAGATTCAGAATTAATAAGTCAGTCAAATTTCACTGAGTTCATTCGTGGACTCCACTTTTCAATTACCAGTGATACTGGTAATGATGTAATGCTATTGTTTGACTTAAAAAGTTCTAATATTACTATGACTTATAGTTATACCAACTATGATACTAATAGTACTACTGACGATATAAGTGACGATAACCCAAATAATATTTTAGAGAAAGATTTTACGTTTTCATTCTTAACGGGGAGTACAAGTGGTGCTGTTTCTGGTAATGCGGTAAATACCTTAATTACAGAAAACTACGGTCCTCAGATTGTTCAGGCGTTAGATAGCGGCGAGAATGCATCAAGAGTATATTTAAAAGGAGGTTCGGGTACTTATGCTGAAATTAATCTTTTTGAAGAAGATGGTGGTGAAAGTATATTAGAACAAATTAAAAGTGAAAACTGGGTTATAAATGAAGCTAATTTGGTTTTTTATATAGATAGAGATCAGTTAGATGCTTCTGGTAGTAAGCTAGAGCCGCCAAGACTTTATTTATATAATGCAGAGAATAAATTCCCTTTGATAAATACGTTGACAGAGCAGATTGATACTGATTCGCCTGCATTATTTGGCACTTATCTTAATTATGATGGCATTATAGAGAAATCTAGCGATAAGGGTGTTAAGTACTCTGTTAAAATAACAGACCATATCAATAACATGGTAGTTAGAGACTCTACGAATGCAACTTTAGCATTGACATTAACTACTAATATCCAAAATTGGAGTATTGCTGATGCAAAAGTGGTAGGTGGTGAAGAGAGGCTAGCAATGACTTCTACAGTTACTCCGTTAGGTACCATTCTTTATGGAAGTAATCTTGAAGCTACAGATCCTGATTTTGACAAAAGGTTAAAACTTGAGATATCATATACTAAAGCAGATTAG
- a CDS encoding glycogen/starch synthase — MNGKKILFVSSELVPYLPENEVSLMSYETPRMVNSNGGQIRIFMPRYGNINERRHQLHEVIRLSGMNLVINDMDMPLIIKVASIPKERIQVYFIDNEEYFKRKATFTDKEGNLFPDNDQRAIFFAKGVMETVKKLNWSPDIIHVHGWMASLLPLYLKKYYADEPLFADSKIVLSVYGKTFEGSLDKDMVKRIAFDGIPEEAIASLSDPTYNNLLKVAVDYSDAVILASEDIPEELENHISNQEKPVLPYVPVQEFEEAYANFYNTEVLK; from the coding sequence ATGAATGGTAAAAAGATATTATTTGTATCTTCTGAATTAGTTCCTTACTTACCCGAAAACGAAGTTTCCCTAATGTCTTATGAAACACCTAGAATGGTCAACAGCAATGGTGGTCAGATCAGGATTTTCATGCCTAGATACGGGAACATTAACGAAAGAAGGCATCAATTACACGAAGTAATTAGATTATCAGGTATGAACTTGGTCATCAATGATATGGATATGCCATTGATTATTAAGGTTGCATCTATACCTAAAGAGAGAATTCAAGTTTACTTCATCGATAACGAAGAGTACTTTAAGCGTAAAGCTACATTTACAGATAAGGAAGGAAACCTTTTTCCAGATAACGACCAACGTGCAATTTTCTTTGCAAAAGGAGTTATGGAAACGGTTAAAAAATTAAATTGGTCACCAGACATCATTCATGTTCATGGGTGGATGGCGAGTTTATTGCCATTATATCTTAAGAAATACTACGCTGATGAGCCACTTTTTGCAGATAGTAAAATAGTATTGTCTGTTTACGGTAAAACTTTTGAAGGCTCTTTAGATAAGGATATGGTAAAAAGAATTGCTTTTGATGGTATTCCAGAAGAAGCGATTGCATCTTTAAGTGATCCTACTTATAATAATTTGTTAAAAGTAGCTGTTGATTATTCTGATGCAGTTATTTTAGCTTCGGAAGATATTCCAGAAGAATTAGAAAACCATATATCCAACCAAGAAAAACCAGTGTTGCCATATGTTCCTGTTCAAGAATTTGAAGAGGCTTATGCTAATTTTTATAACACCGAAGTTTTAAAATAA